The following are encoded in a window of Longimicrobiaceae bacterium genomic DNA:
- a CDS encoding MFS transporter encodes MSTTARQGRYPWAVVGMLWLVCFFNYADRQAIFSVFPLLREEMGLSNVQLGIVAGSFMWVYAAFGPIAGLIGDRFNRKTLILGGLLFWSLITLATALSTEYWHLVLFRALEGLGEAFYFPAAMSVVADYHGPRTRSRAMSIHQSSVYAGTIAGGTFAGLMGQIYGWRSGFYLFGTLGVLLAIALGFFLREPVRGAAEENPEEASAEGRAGVGETLRTIYSAPMVVILTLVFVGANFVAMIFLSWMPSFLFDRFGMTLAMAGFSATAYLQIASVLGVLSGGILADRLARRYRGGRMMTQALGLFLGMPFIFLSGWTLSVPVLILALAGFGYFKGMYDANIWASLYDVVRPRFRASALGLMNSIGWLGGGVAPVAIGAMSERYGMGGSISATSMIYLSVGLLMVFGIWRYMRGPKPATALAGAVRRDSAEVP; translated from the coding sequence TTCAACTACGCCGACCGCCAGGCGATCTTCTCCGTCTTTCCCCTCCTGCGGGAGGAGATGGGACTGAGCAACGTGCAGCTTGGGATCGTCGCGGGATCCTTCATGTGGGTGTACGCGGCATTCGGTCCCATCGCCGGTCTGATCGGCGACCGGTTCAACCGCAAGACGCTGATCCTGGGCGGGTTGCTGTTCTGGTCGCTGATCACGCTGGCGACAGCCCTCTCTACGGAGTACTGGCACCTGGTCCTCTTCCGCGCGCTCGAGGGGTTGGGTGAGGCGTTCTACTTCCCGGCGGCGATGTCGGTGGTGGCGGACTACCACGGTCCACGCACCCGCTCGCGGGCAATGTCGATCCACCAGTCGAGCGTCTATGCCGGCACGATTGCCGGCGGCACCTTCGCCGGTCTGATGGGCCAGATCTACGGCTGGCGATCGGGCTTCTACCTCTTCGGCACGCTGGGCGTGCTGCTGGCGATCGCGCTCGGCTTCTTCCTGCGCGAGCCGGTGCGGGGAGCGGCGGAGGAGAACCCTGAGGAAGCTTCAGCGGAAGGTCGGGCGGGGGTGGGGGAGACGCTGCGAACGATCTATTCGGCGCCCATGGTTGTGATCCTCACCCTGGTCTTCGTGGGCGCCAACTTCGTCGCGATGATCTTCCTCTCCTGGATGCCCTCGTTCCTGTTCGACCGCTTCGGGATGACCCTGGCGATGGCCGGGTTCAGCGCCACCGCCTACCTGCAGATCGCCTCGGTCCTGGGAGTGCTCTCCGGCGGGATCCTGGCCGACCGGCTCGCCCGCCGTTACCGCGGCGGACGGATGATGACCCAGGCACTGGGCCTCTTCCTGGGTATGCCCTTCATCTTCCTGAGCGGATGGACTCTGTCGGTGCCGGTGCTGATCCTGGCACTGGCCGGGTTCGGGTACTTCAAGGGGATGTACGACGCCAACATCTGGGCGTCGCTGTACGACGTGGTCCGGCCGCGCTTCCGTGCCTCCGCTCTGGGCTTGATGAACTCGATCGGATGGCTGGGCGGAGGCGTGGCGCCGGTGGCCATCGGAGCGATGTCGGAGCGCTACGGAATGGGCGGGAGTATCAGTGCCACGTCGATGATCTATCTTTCCGTCGGGCTATTGATGGTCTTCGGGATCTGGCGGTACATGCGGGGACCGAAGCCCGCCACCGCCCTGGCCGGAGCCGTCCGGCGGGACTCAGCGGAAGTCCCGTGA
- a CDS encoding ATP-dependent DNA ligase: protein MKRFARLYAELDATTRTNAKVASMVEYFSEADPADAAWAVHFLCGNRPKRLIPVRRLAAWAMEAAAIPDWLFEEGYHAVGDLAETIALLLPDPDPAAAVDLPLHHWVEQRLLPLAGEDEETQRAVILDAWSTLGAMERFVWNKLITGAFRVGVSQSLVIRALASAGNADEPAVAHRLMGRWEPTAEAFRGLLSAEAGDTDLSRPYPFFLAYALEGEVEALGAAADWQIEWKWDGIRAQLIRRAGSTYIWSRGEELVTDRFPELAEAAALLPEGTVLDGEILPWADGSPLPFARLQRRIGRKKLGPKILSEIPVVLVAYDLLEQGGIDLRDRPLAERRDRLVHLLNSAALARRFRLSPVVEASDWEEVRAAYSRARERSAEGLMLKRRDSAYGVGRRRGSWWKWKVEPFTVDAVMIYAQPGHGRRASLFTDYTFAVWHEGELVPFAKAYSGLTDAEIRRLDSWIRRHTVERYGPVRAVVPEQVFELAFEGIQPSPRHRSGVAVRFPRIARWRTDKPAAEADTLETLWELMGR, encoded by the coding sequence ATGAAGCGCTTCGCGCGTCTCTACGCGGAGCTGGACGCCACCACGCGGACGAACGCTAAGGTGGCGTCCATGGTCGAGTACTTCTCCGAGGCCGATCCGGCGGACGCGGCGTGGGCCGTCCACTTCCTCTGCGGCAACCGCCCCAAGCGCCTCATCCCGGTGCGGCGGCTAGCGGCCTGGGCGATGGAGGCGGCAGCGATCCCTGACTGGCTCTTCGAGGAGGGCTACCACGCCGTGGGCGACCTGGCGGAGACGATCGCCCTCCTCCTCCCGGATCCCGATCCGGCGGCGGCCGTCGACCTCCCCCTGCACCACTGGGTCGAGCAGCGCCTCCTCCCGCTGGCCGGTGAGGATGAAGAGACGCAGCGGGCGGTCATCCTCGACGCGTGGAGCACGCTGGGGGCGATGGAGCGCTTCGTCTGGAACAAGCTGATCACCGGCGCGTTCCGCGTGGGAGTCTCGCAGAGCCTGGTGATCCGCGCGCTGGCCAGCGCCGGCAACGCCGACGAGCCGGCGGTGGCCCACCGCCTGATGGGCCGCTGGGAGCCGACCGCCGAGGCCTTCCGCGGCCTTCTCTCGGCCGAGGCGGGGGATACCGACCTCTCCCGCCCGTACCCCTTCTTCCTGGCCTATGCGCTGGAGGGTGAGGTGGAGGCTCTGGGCGCCGCCGCGGACTGGCAAATCGAATGGAAGTGGGATGGAATCCGCGCCCAGCTCATCCGGCGCGCCGGGAGCACCTACATCTGGTCGCGCGGGGAGGAGCTGGTCACCGATCGCTTCCCCGAACTGGCCGAGGCGGCGGCGCTCCTCCCGGAGGGCACGGTACTCGACGGAGAGATCCTGCCCTGGGCGGACGGCTCGCCGCTCCCTTTTGCCCGGCTCCAGCGCCGCATCGGGCGCAAGAAGCTGGGACCGAAGATCCTCTCCGAGATACCGGTGGTGCTGGTCGCCTATGACCTGCTGGAACAGGGCGGAATCGACCTGCGGGATCGCCCCCTGGCCGAGCGCCGCGACCGCCTCGTGCACCTGCTGAACAGCGCCGCGCTCGCTCGTCGCTTCCGGCTCTCCCCCGTGGTGGAGGCCAGCGATTGGGAGGAGGTCCGAGCGGCGTATTCACGTGCCCGCGAGCGCTCCGCCGAGGGTCTGATGCTGAAGCGACGCGACAGCGCCTACGGGGTGGGCCGTCGCCGGGGGTCCTGGTGGAAGTGGAAGGTGGAGCCCTTCACCGTAGACGCGGTCATGATCTACGCCCAGCCGGGTCACGGACGGCGCGCTTCGCTCTTCACCGACTACACCTTCGCCGTCTGGCACGAAGGGGAGCTCGTTCCCTTTGCCAAAGCCTACTCGGGCCTGACCGACGCGGAGATCCGTCGGCTGGACAGCTGGATCCGACGCCATACGGTGGAACGTTACGGACCCGTGCGCGCGGTAGTCCCCGAGCAGGTGTTCGAGCTCGCCTTCGAGGGGATCCAGCCTTCGCCGCGACATCGCTCAGGGGTGGCGGTGCGCTTCCCCCGCATCGCGCGCTGGCGCACGGACAAACCGGCCGCCGAGGCAGATACGCTGGAGACCCTGTGGGAGTTGATGGGGAGATGA
- a CDS encoding ligase-associated DNA damage response DEXH box helicase, protein MTRSDPILRTDRWFASLGRRPFDYQREVWSAYRAGESGLVHAATGTGKTLAAWIGPLLEWMEETAGTAAPRRRGRAGAPPLRVLWITPLRALATDTAEALQRPLIDLGIPWTLETRTGDTPESVRARQRQRLPTALVTTPESLSLLLSWEDSGLLFPELRLVVVDEWHELMGTKRGVLLELALARLRAVQPELRTWGLSATIGNLDEAAGTLLGAYTRRPWRIVRGVDPKEVVVDSLIPPTIDRFPWAGHLGTQMLPQVLEAIEEGETAIVFTNTRSQTEIWYQAILAARPQWAGVIALHHGSLERKTRDWVEDGLRRGTLRCVVATSSLDLGVDFSPVDRVLQIGSPKGIARLLQRAGRSGHRPGAVSRVTCVPTMALELIEVAAARDGIESGAVESRLPVERPLDVLVQHLVTVALGGGFRRDEMLAEVRTTHAYADLRDDEWQWALDFITRGGAALQAYPEYSRVVERDGRFVVEDRQVARRHRMAIGTIVADAHITVQYLKGPRLGTVEESFIARLKPGDRFIFSGKALEFVRVRDMKAWVRRAPSSKGAIPRWMGSRLPLSADLAALLRERLEEAARGIYRGAEMEAIRPLLEIQGRWSRIPRADQFLIERVRSREGHHLYFFPVEGRLVHEGMAALFAYRISRLKPITFTLAANDWGFELLSPEPAPLGEALEKGLLSPHNLFEDVPASLNATEMARRQFREIARVAGLVFAGYPGAPKSARQLQASSGLFFDVFQRYDPENLLLSQAHREVLERQLESSRLGRALERLSHAEVIVTEPRRTPPLAFPLLVDRTRERVSSESLGDRIRRMQLALEREAG, encoded by the coding sequence ATGACGCGCTCCGATCCCATCCTTCGCACCGACCGCTGGTTCGCGTCCCTCGGCCGGCGGCCATTCGATTACCAGCGCGAAGTCTGGTCCGCCTACCGGGCGGGCGAGAGTGGCCTGGTGCACGCCGCCACGGGAACGGGGAAGACGCTGGCGGCCTGGATCGGCCCGCTGCTCGAATGGATGGAGGAGACGGCGGGAACGGCCGCCCCGCGCAGACGAGGGCGTGCCGGCGCTCCCCCGCTCCGCGTCCTGTGGATCACGCCACTCCGCGCGCTCGCCACCGATACCGCCGAAGCGCTCCAGCGGCCGCTGATCGACCTCGGGATCCCCTGGACGCTCGAGACCCGCACGGGAGACACCCCCGAGAGCGTTCGCGCGCGGCAGCGACAACGCCTGCCTACCGCTCTGGTCACCACCCCCGAGAGCCTCTCCCTTCTCCTCTCATGGGAGGACTCGGGTCTCCTCTTTCCCGAGCTGCGGCTGGTGGTGGTGGACGAATGGCACGAGCTCATGGGAACGAAGCGCGGGGTGCTGCTCGAGCTCGCCCTCGCCCGCCTGCGGGCCGTACAGCCGGAGCTGCGCACGTGGGGCCTGTCCGCCACCATCGGCAATCTGGACGAGGCGGCCGGAACGCTGCTCGGCGCGTATACCCGTCGGCCGTGGCGGATCGTCCGCGGAGTCGACCCCAAGGAGGTCGTGGTCGACAGCCTCATCCCGCCGACGATCGATCGCTTTCCCTGGGCCGGACACCTGGGAACCCAGATGCTCCCTCAGGTGCTCGAGGCGATCGAGGAGGGTGAGACCGCGATCGTCTTCACCAACACCCGCTCACAGACGGAGATCTGGTATCAGGCGATCCTCGCCGCGCGGCCGCAGTGGGCTGGCGTGATTGCGCTGCATCACGGCTCGCTGGAGCGCAAGACACGCGATTGGGTCGAGGACGGGCTGCGGCGAGGCACTCTCCGCTGCGTGGTGGCGACCTCCAGCCTCGATCTGGGCGTCGACTTCTCTCCGGTCGATCGAGTGCTCCAGATAGGGAGCCCCAAGGGGATCGCACGTCTGCTGCAGCGCGCCGGACGCAGCGGCCATCGACCGGGGGCGGTGAGTCGTGTCACCTGCGTTCCTACCATGGCGCTGGAGTTGATCGAGGTCGCCGCCGCCCGGGACGGAATCGAGTCCGGGGCCGTGGAGTCGCGGCTGCCGGTGGAACGGCCGCTGGACGTGCTGGTGCAGCACCTCGTGACGGTGGCGCTGGGCGGCGGCTTCCGGCGCGACGAGATGCTGGCCGAGGTGCGGACTACCCACGCCTACGCGGACTTGCGGGATGACGAGTGGCAGTGGGCGCTGGACTTCATCACCCGTGGGGGCGCGGCGCTGCAGGCGTACCCCGAGTACTCCCGGGTGGTGGAGCGCGACGGACGTTTCGTGGTGGAGGACCGGCAGGTGGCGCGACGGCACCGGATGGCGATCGGGACCATCGTCGCGGATGCGCACATCACGGTGCAGTACCTCAAAGGACCGCGTCTGGGCACGGTGGAAGAGTCCTTCATCGCGCGCCTCAAGCCGGGTGACCGCTTCATCTTCTCCGGCAAGGCGCTGGAGTTCGTGCGGGTGCGAGACATGAAGGCCTGGGTGCGGCGAGCACCCAGCAGCAAAGGAGCCATTCCGCGGTGGATGGGAAGCCGACTTCCCCTCTCCGCCGACCTTGCGGCCCTCCTCCGCGAGCGACTGGAGGAAGCGGCGCGGGGCATCTATCGCGGTGCCGAGATGGAGGCGATTCGGCCGCTACTCGAGATCCAGGGGCGGTGGTCCCGCATCCCGCGCGCCGACCAGTTCCTGATCGAGCGGGTGCGCTCGCGGGAGGGGCATCACCTCTACTTCTTCCCCGTCGAGGGCCGCCTGGTGCACGAAGGAATGGCGGCCCTCTTCGCCTACCGGATCTCGCGGCTGAAGCCGATCACCTTCACGCTGGCCGCCAACGACTGGGGCTTCGAGCTTCTCTCACCCGAACCGGCACCACTGGGGGAAGCGCTGGAGAAGGGTCTGCTGAGTCCCCACAACCTGTTCGAAGACGTGCCCGCCTCCCTCAACGCCACGGAGATGGCCAGACGGCAGTTCCGGGAGATCGCCCGGGTGGCCGGGCTCGTCTTCGCCGGCTATCCCGGAGCGCCCAAGAGCGCGCGGCAGCTCCAGGCCTCCAGCGGTCTCTTCTTCGACGTCTTCCAGCGCTACGACCCCGAGAATCTGTTGCTGTCCCAGGCGCACCGAGAGGTACTGGAGCGTCAGCTCGAGAGCAGTCGGCTGGGCCGCGCCCTGGAGCGGCTTTCCCACGCCGAGGTGATCGTGACCGAGCCGCGACGCACGCCCCCGCTGGCCTTTCCCCTCCTGGTCGACCGCACCCGGGAACGGGTTTCCTCCGAATCGCTCGGCGATCGCATCCGGCGGATGCAGCTGGCCCTGGAGCGGGAGGCGGGATGA
- the pdeM gene encoding ligase-associated DNA damage response endonuclease PdeM has product MTRDRVARLELAGEVLWLLPERVAYWERRRTLLLADAHWGKAAAFRAGGIPVPGGTTGEGLRRLTGAVGESGATRILFLGDFLHARSGRAPATLATLQRWRERHPELELILIRGNHDRAAGDPPPELGIECVNEPVEEGPFLLAHHPAAGDGLYGLAGHVHPVVRLIGPARQRQRLTCFWFGPHGGILPAFGDFTGGGDIRPAPGDRVFVVAGGKVVEVSG; this is encoded by the coding sequence ATGACGCGCGACCGTGTCGCTCGCCTCGAGCTCGCGGGCGAGGTGCTGTGGCTGCTCCCCGAGCGAGTGGCTTACTGGGAGCGGCGCCGGACCCTGCTGCTCGCCGATGCCCACTGGGGGAAGGCCGCGGCATTTCGCGCCGGGGGGATCCCGGTGCCGGGCGGAACCACCGGTGAGGGTCTGCGACGACTGACCGGGGCGGTCGGGGAGAGCGGCGCGACGCGCATTCTCTTTCTCGGTGACTTCCTGCACGCGCGAAGCGGTCGGGCCCCGGCCACGCTCGCGACGCTGCAGCGCTGGCGCGAACGGCACCCGGAGCTCGAGCTGATCCTGATCCGGGGAAACCACGACCGCGCCGCGGGGGACCCGCCCCCGGAGCTGGGCATCGAGTGTGTGAACGAGCCGGTGGAGGAGGGGCCGTTCCTGCTCGCCCATCATCCTGCAGCGGGAGACGGGCTCTACGGGCTCGCGGGGCACGTGCACCCCGTGGTCCGCCTGATCGGGCCCGCCCGCCAGCGTCAGCGACTCACCTGCTTCTGGTTCGGCCCGCATGGCGGAATCCTCCCCGCCTTCGGCGACTTCACCGGCGGCGGAGACATCCGCCCCGCGCCCGGCGACCGCGTCTTTGTTGTTGCAGGCGGGAAAGTGGTGGAGGTCTCGGGATGA
- a CDS encoding error-prone DNA polymerase, producing the protein MFVELKARSAYSFGDGTAAPERIMERAAELGYSALGLCDETDLGGVIRFALAGEAHGIKPIVGAELKVDGRPATFLARDAQGFRNLSGLVTAARLGNERGRPGIAFEQLVARSTGLHALTGPASGPLASLVREGRILEAHLLLEHWREVFGERLAVEVQFHHVSGEEAELAEALIELAAKAGVPWVASNEPRYLDMDGRRVHDFFTALRAGVDYETALRRGLLLPNGEWRLKSPAEMALLWKGREAGLEESLRIADACSFSLRWLRPPLPAFPTPEGQSEAAYLRELAYAGAVKRWGRLRERERAQIEHELQVIEQLGFCGFFLIMWDAVRFAREHNILCQGRGSAANSAVAYCLEITAVDPVRYGLLFERFLSPARTDGLTEAPDIDVDFEMHRREEVLDYVYGRYTREHAAITAVTQEFHAPGALQDMMRALGYPAELAFRLSKRMHRVEPSEGARMLVDGLARSQGLNLDTPRGRALLAAMRALDGVPRMRSTHPGGFVLGAEPLGEFLAIERTTMGRTILQFDKDDLDVAGVPKFDFLGLGGLTATRLAFDAIEQRTGKRLEMYSLPAEDRATYEMIARGDTVGTFQIESRAQIQSLVLTKPEKLYDLVVQVALIRPGPIQADFVHPYTRRRRGLEKPEYRHPALEPILRRTQGIPIFQEQAMAIAMALGGFTAAEADELRRTMGHQRKLPKLQAALEKLRLRMIERGVEEETAEQIVNDFRTFANYGFPESHAWSFALIAYATAYLHAHYPAEFLLGLLNAWPMGFYPPATLVHDARRHGVEVRQPCLKVGAWDCTLEETADPAKPAVRIGWRHVRGMGERTRERLQQARQEGPFRSVEDVVRRARLTRSEALHLARAGAFEAFEPGRRRAAWEALRASGDVLPLAPARRLPFDPAELEGDELVFLDYLATGICTHGHPIEHLRERLKAAGVASVRDLDDWEQGSSVLVAGLVVARQHPETAKGTVFLLLEDEFGFINVIVPPKLYKKNVETVKYSPFLMVEGRFESEGMVKNVVGFRFRQLHAGELVYHSRDFR; encoded by the coding sequence ATGTTCGTGGAGCTGAAAGCCCGTTCCGCCTACTCCTTCGGGGATGGCACGGCCGCGCCGGAGCGGATCATGGAGCGGGCGGCCGAGCTCGGATATTCGGCGCTGGGCCTCTGCGACGAGACCGACCTGGGCGGGGTGATCCGCTTTGCCCTGGCGGGGGAGGCCCACGGGATCAAGCCGATCGTGGGCGCGGAGCTGAAGGTGGATGGGCGGCCCGCCACCTTTCTCGCTCGCGACGCACAGGGCTTCCGCAACCTTTCGGGGCTGGTCACCGCTGCGCGCCTGGGAAACGAGCGTGGGCGCCCGGGAATCGCCTTCGAGCAGCTCGTCGCTCGCTCCACGGGACTGCATGCCCTCACCGGGCCCGCCTCCGGCCCGCTGGCCAGCCTGGTCAGAGAGGGGCGGATCCTCGAAGCGCACCTCCTGCTCGAGCACTGGCGCGAGGTCTTTGGCGAACGTCTCGCCGTGGAGGTCCAGTTCCACCATGTCTCGGGAGAGGAGGCCGAGCTCGCCGAAGCACTCATCGAGCTGGCGGCGAAGGCAGGTGTTCCCTGGGTGGCGAGCAACGAGCCTCGCTACCTGGACATGGACGGCCGGCGCGTGCACGACTTCTTCACCGCGCTGCGCGCGGGCGTCGATTACGAGACCGCTCTGCGGCGAGGACTCCTCCTCCCCAACGGTGAGTGGCGGCTGAAAAGCCCCGCGGAGATGGCGCTGCTCTGGAAGGGACGGGAAGCGGGGTTGGAGGAGAGCCTCCGCATTGCCGACGCCTGTTCGTTTTCTCTACGCTGGCTGCGCCCTCCACTTCCCGCCTTCCCCACCCCCGAGGGCCAGAGCGAAGCGGCCTATCTGCGCGAGCTCGCTTATGCCGGGGCGGTGAAGCGCTGGGGCCGCCTGAGGGAGCGTGAGCGCGCCCAGATCGAGCACGAGCTCCAGGTCATCGAGCAGCTCGGCTTCTGCGGCTTCTTCCTCATCATGTGGGACGCGGTGCGCTTCGCCCGCGAGCACAACATCCTCTGCCAGGGACGGGGGAGCGCCGCGAACTCGGCAGTCGCTTACTGCCTGGAGATCACCGCGGTCGATCCGGTGCGGTATGGGCTTCTCTTCGAGCGCTTCCTCTCCCCCGCCCGGACCGACGGGCTCACCGAAGCGCCCGACATCGATGTGGACTTCGAGATGCACCGGCGCGAGGAGGTTCTGGATTACGTATACGGACGCTACACCCGGGAGCACGCCGCCATCACCGCCGTCACCCAGGAGTTCCACGCTCCCGGGGCCCTGCAGGACATGATGCGTGCCCTGGGTTACCCCGCCGAGCTCGCCTTCCGCCTCTCCAAGCGAATGCACAGGGTGGAACCCTCGGAGGGAGCCCGGATGCTCGTCGACGGGCTGGCCCGAAGTCAGGGACTGAATCTCGACACCCCGCGCGGACGCGCCCTGCTCGCCGCCATGCGGGCGCTGGATGGCGTGCCGCGCATGCGCTCCACCCATCCTGGGGGCTTCGTGCTCGGCGCCGAACCCCTCGGCGAATTCCTCGCCATCGAGCGCACCACCATGGGCCGGACGATCCTCCAGTTCGACAAGGACGACCTGGACGTCGCGGGGGTGCCGAAGTTCGACTTCCTGGGCCTCGGGGGGCTCACCGCGACAAGGCTGGCCTTCGACGCCATCGAGCAGCGCACCGGCAAGAGGTTGGAGATGTACTCCCTCCCCGCGGAGGACCGCGCGACCTACGAGATGATCGCTCGCGGGGACACGGTCGGGACCTTCCAGATCGAGAGCCGTGCCCAGATCCAGTCGCTGGTCCTCACCAAGCCGGAGAAGCTCTACGACCTGGTCGTGCAGGTGGCGCTCATCCGTCCCGGTCCCATCCAGGCCGACTTCGTCCATCCCTACACCCGGCGCCGGCGCGGGCTGGAGAAGCCGGAGTATCGTCACCCGGCGCTGGAGCCGATCCTGCGCCGCACGCAGGGGATTCCCATCTTCCAGGAGCAGGCGATGGCCATTGCCATGGCGCTCGGCGGCTTCACCGCTGCGGAGGCGGACGAGCTGCGCCGCACCATGGGTCACCAGCGCAAGCTCCCCAAGCTGCAGGCCGCGCTCGAGAAGCTCCGGCTACGGATGATCGAGCGGGGGGTGGAAGAGGAGACGGCGGAGCAGATCGTCAACGACTTCCGCACCTTTGCCAATTACGGTTTCCCGGAGAGCCACGCCTGGAGCTTCGCTCTCATTGCCTACGCCACGGCCTATCTGCACGCGCACTATCCCGCGGAGTTCCTGCTGGGGCTGCTCAACGCCTGGCCGATGGGGTTCTATCCTCCCGCCACCCTGGTGCACGACGCCCGGCGTCACGGAGTGGAGGTGCGGCAGCCCTGCCTGAAGGTGGGGGCTTGGGATTGTACGCTGGAGGAGACGGCCGACCCCGCCAAGCCCGCGGTGCGCATCGGCTGGCGGCACGTGCGGGGGATGGGGGAGCGCACCCGTGAGCGGCTACAGCAGGCTCGCCAGGAAGGACCGTTCCGTTCGGTGGAAGACGTGGTCCGGCGCGCCAGGCTCACCCGCTCGGAAGCGCTGCACCTGGCGCGCGCCGGGGCGTTCGAAGCCTTCGAGCCGGGGCGACGCAGGGCGGCGTGGGAGGCGCTCCGCGCCAGCGGAGACGTTCTCCCCCTCGCCCCCGCTCGACGGCTTCCCTTCGACCCCGCGGAGCTGGAGGGGGATGAGCTCGTCTTTCTCGATTACCTGGCGACGGGGATCTGCACCCACGGCCACCCCATCGAGCACCTGCGCGAGCGCCTGAAAGCGGCCGGTGTGGCCTCGGTGCGCGATCTCGACGACTGGGAGCAGGGGAGCAGCGTGCTGGTCGCGGGGCTGGTGGTGGCGCGCCAGCACCCCGAAACCGCCAAGGGCACGGTCTTCCTCCTGCTGGAGGATGAGTTCGGCTTCATCAACGTGATCGTCCCTCCCAAGCTCTACAAGAAGAACGTGGAGACGGTGAAGTACTCCCCCTTCCTCATGGTGGAAGGGCGCTTCGAGTCGGAAGGGATGGTCAAGAACGTGGTGGGCTTTCGCTTCCGGCAGCTCCACGCCGGGGAGCTGGTCTACCATTCACGGGACTTCCGCTGA
- a CDS encoding ligase-associated DNA damage response exonuclease, with product MLLRVTDQGLYCEAGDFYIDPWEAVDRAVITHAHGDHARWGSRLYLAAREGERVLRTRLGDDAPIRTLPYGETIERNGVRISLHPAGHILGSAQVRIEYRGEVWVVSGDYKTEPDPTCTPFEPIRCHTFVTESTFGLPIYRWAPQAKTFAEIRAWWRQNRAEGRACVLLAYALGKAQRLLAGLADAGIGPIYTHGAVERLNQAYRESGIPLPHTTYALRRARGESWAGALIVAPPSALGSPWLRRFGSPSTAFASGWMRIRGARRRRALDRGFTLSDHVDWPSLLRAIEATGAERVWVTHGYREPVVRWLREQGLEAEAVASRWEGELDTESSAAPGVDDEAEASAETEE from the coding sequence ATGCTCCTCCGCGTCACCGACCAGGGCCTCTACTGCGAGGCGGGCGACTTCTACATCGATCCGTGGGAAGCGGTCGACCGGGCGGTCATCACCCACGCCCACGGGGACCACGCCCGCTGGGGCTCGCGCCTCTACCTCGCCGCGCGGGAGGGAGAGCGCGTCCTGCGCACCCGCCTGGGGGACGACGCCCCCATCCGCACCCTCCCGTACGGCGAGACGATCGAAAGGAACGGGGTGCGGATCTCCCTCCATCCCGCGGGACACATCCTCGGCTCCGCTCAGGTGCGCATCGAGTATCGCGGGGAGGTCTGGGTGGTGAGCGGTGATTACAAGACGGAGCCGGACCCGACCTGTACCCCCTTCGAGCCGATTCGCTGTCACACCTTCGTCACCGAGTCGACCTTCGGCCTCCCCATCTATCGCTGGGCTCCCCAGGCGAAGACCTTCGCCGAGATCCGCGCCTGGTGGCGCCAGAACCGCGCGGAGGGGCGCGCCTGTGTCCTGCTCGCCTACGCCCTGGGCAAAGCCCAGCGCCTCCTGGCCGGCCTCGCCGACGCGGGGATCGGCCCCATCTACACGCACGGGGCGGTCGAGCGCCTCAACCAGGCCTACCGGGAGAGCGGCATCCCCCTCCCGCACACCACGTACGCACTCCGTCGAGCGCGCGGAGAGTCCTGGGCGGGGGCGCTCATCGTCGCCCCTCCCTCCGCGCTCGGCTCTCCCTGGCTCCGGCGATTCGGCTCCCCCTCCACCGCCTTCGCCTCGGGGTGGATGCGCATCCGCGGGGCGCGTCGGCGCCGCGCCCTCGACCGCGGCTTCACCCTGTCTGACCACGTCGACTGGCCTTCGCTTTTGCGGGCGATCGAGGCCACCGGCGCGGAACGGGTCTGGGTCACCCACGGCTATCGTGAGCCGGTCGTACGCTGGCTGCGCGAGCAGGGGCTGGAGGCGGAGGCGGTCGCCAGCCGCTGGGAGGGAGAGCTGGACACCGAGTCCTCCGCCGCGCCCGGCGTGGACGACGAGGCCGAAGCGAGCGCGGAGACCGAGGAATGA